CAATCTCCTTATCACTGAATTCCCTTTTTTCGGTCCCCAATAATATCCTAAGCTCATCAGTTGTTTGAGGCATTAAATTAACTATCTGTATAGCCGTTAACTTTGCTAAACCAAATCTCTTCATTAATTCTGAGATCAAATCCTTAGCCTTATCAGGGCTTATCCTAGAGAACTTCCTAAGGTAGTTCAGGGTATTATTCACAACATCATCAGTAATTCCAGGATTAATACTGATTAATTTATCCTCGAGAATCCTGAGTGCCTCGGCCATGGAAATATCCTCAGAATTAATAATACGCTTAACCACAAGTAACTTCCTAAGAAAAATCCCTATTTAAGGATTTGGTATATGCAGGTTAATCATTAATGAAGAGAATGCTTAAATACTCAATAGAGTGATGATGCCTCGGGGTTACTCGTGCACCGAACACACGGCCTACGCTACAAATCAAGGAAGCTACTGACAAAGAAGCCCAGGGAAAAGGGTAGACCTGGTGTTTCAAGGTGGCTTTATGAGTATAAAGTAGGCGATAAGGTG
This is a stretch of genomic DNA from Vulcanisaeta moutnovskia 768-28. It encodes these proteins:
- a CDS encoding RNA polymerase Rpb4 family protein, whose protein sequence is MVKRIINSEDISMAEALRILEDKLISINPGITDDVVNNTLNYLRKFSRISPDKAKDLISELMKRFGLAKLTAIQIVNLMPQTTDELRILLGTEKREFSDKEIEDILNLLKSTKES